The DNA segment GCACCCATGCATGCATGCCCTAGGGAGGACCTTTTCTTGttaaaatccattttaaattcctgTCTACTCTTTGAAAGAACAGAACAACTACCAGGCTGAATGGAATGAAGTCCAGGAATGCACACCATTGGAGAGATATTTCCTTTAGATTGTCAGGGAAGGAAGAATCTGGTTTCAGGAGCCCAATCAGGGGAGGGTATTCTTTTGGGTTCCAGTGAAAAATGCTTCTAGAACATTTGGGTTTGCTTATTTGTCACCCGGGACCTCAGAATAATTTGGTGGTGAGTTCTCTGGTTCTGGGATGACCGCTGGGTTTGTCACATAGACATTTGGGATGACCACGCCCACATTGTTGGTTGGTAGCAGGTCAGCTGGCAGCCAAAGTGGGCAGATAGACTTGTAATGAACACCTCCAGGAGGCAGAAGATGAGCAGCAAACCAGAAATGGCCATTCCAGGGACCCTGCCCCAGGTGGGAAAGTGAGGATCATACACAGGATAGATGTAGGGAGTGTTGATAATTAACTCTACGATGAAGAGTGTGATTCCAACCAAGGAGAAGATTGCACTGACGATGTTCAAGCCCACGCTGCTATTCAGCAGACAAGAAGAAGATCGTGAGTGCTTTTCTGCCAACACCGAGAGGGATCCTGAAATGATGAACCAGATGCCTCCCCAGAAGGGAAAGCCTCCGTAGAATGAAACAGCAGTATAGTTCCCCACAAGGACAGTCCCCATGACGGAACCGAGGCCGAGGTGAATCAGGCCGATCAGGATCTGGATGGCCCCTAAGGCTTTGCCTTCTTTTAGGGTTCTCTCGATGGGTTGCTGACTCACAGATGGTGGGTTCCCGTGAATTACATGGACTTGGGACTGGTTTGGATATATGGGCACCTGAGACACACCCCCAGGGAACACTGTATACCCATTTGGGGGTGTCACTACAAACACAGAGTTGGCCATGGGGCCTGCTGAAGTTGTTGGATTCATGCTGTTTGCTCTGCCAGCGGCGAAGTCTCTCTCACTTCCTTCTGTCTATTCCCAGTTCTTTGCTGTAAGTAGCTTGTTtttccaccactttctgatttcagaGATATTGTTGATCTTATGGTAATGCCCTTATTTGTCGTTGTAGTTCAGTCgccaaagttgtgtccaactcttcgtgaccccatggactacagcacgccaggtttccctgtccttcactatctcctggagtttgctcaaactcatgtccattgagtcagggatggactcaaccatctcatcctctgtcacccccttctcctctgtccctcagtctttcccagcatcatggtcttttccaatgagttggctcttcatatcaggtggccaaaatattggagtttcagcttcagcatcagttcttccaatgaatattcagggttgatttcctttaggatgactggttggatctcctcgaagtccaagggcctctcaagagtcttctccagcaccacaattcgaaggcatcagttctttggcagtcagccttctttatggtccaactctcatatccatacatgactactggaaaaaccatagctttgactaggtggacctttgtctgcaaagtaatgcctctggtttttaatatgctgtctaggtttgtcatagcttttcttccaaggaacaagtgtcttttaattttgtggctgcagtcaccatctgcagggatttggggagcccaagaaaataaaatctaatttccCTGTTAAGTTAGACTCTAGCTTTAGGaacaaagtatatatatatatatatatatatatatttatatatatatatatatatatatatttatcatctcAAAAAACCACTcatctggtttccctggtggctcagtggtaaagaatcttcctgccaatacaggagacttggtgGGTTCGACTCCTGAtctgggaatatcccacatgccgcagagcaactaagcctgttcaGCACAACTGTCGAGTACAAccctgccctagagcctgggagccgcagctacggaagcccgtgtgccccctagcctgtgcaccacaactagagaaaagcctgcccagcaacaaagacccagcacagccaaataaacaaataaattaaaaatttttttttaaaaaccactcaTCAGTTTCACTCCAGAGCCTTCTATCTGTCACATACTTGTGGCTTTGAGGAAGTCCTGTAAACCTCTGTCTGGGACCCCAGTTTCATCCTTTCCCAAACAGAGGATGGTCAGTGACCTCCTTGGGTTCTGAGGTCATCTGACTAATAGGACACAGCAGTGAGTGTCCACGGGGGATGATGGAGAACAGTATTCTGCCTCCAGTATCATTCAGCTCCTCTCCCTGAGCCTGTACGGCACAAACCTCCTCTGTACTGTGGCCTGAAGTCAGCCACCAGCTCAGGGTAGCTGTAACCATTTAGGAGAGTGAGCCTGTGTATACGAATTAGTTGATATAAAGATCAAACTCAGATTCTTCCAAGATTTTCTAAGATAAGCACTTTGCAGCGAGAAATGAACCTGAAAGCAGGTGTCTGGAGGATTAAAATGGCATTCAGTCTGCTAGGCAACTGCATTGTAGAAAGACTtattgataaaagaaaataaatagctgTGGCTGCAGTCAAGATCTGGGGAAAGGGTGAGAGAGGATGGGGAGGAGAGATAACTTGTATACAGACCCAcagacaggaaagtctggctgAGAAGGTAGCTCCAAGCAGGGTGGCTCAAGGAGAGGAAACTGGGGTGGCCTGGAGAGTCTTAACAACAGGGGGACTGAAGGTGTCCTGGGTTGGACGGTGTCCCTCATCATGTCtgcctggaacctgtgaatgcgaccttatttggaaaccgggtctttgcagatgtaatccaGTTTAAGGTGGAGCCCCACTACCTTAGGGTGGGCCAGAATCCAATggctgatgtccttataagacaAGAAAAGCTTGGACACAAAGGGAAGATGGGCATGggaggatggaggcagagactggagtgatgctgcTACAAGCCGAAGAACGCCAAGGACCGCTGGTGTCTTAGTTCCAGctgatataataaaataaaatattacagattggacttccctggcagcacagtagataagaatctgcctgccaatgtgggcaacatgggttcaatccctggtcggggaagatcccatgtgccagaGAGCAACTGAACTCGAACACCACAACTacagaccccacatgctgtaactgctgaagcccaagtgcctagagcctgttctcctcaacaaaagaagccaccacactaagaaaccccatgcactgcaactagagactagccctgcaactaaagaaagcccaggtgcagcaacaaagaccccatgcaaccaaaaattaaataaattaattaattttaaaaatagcacagATTGGGGGGCTTAGATGGCTGCCTTCTTCCTGTGTTCTTACAtggtagagagaaaaagagacagaaagatcttgtctttcttcttataagggcattaatcccaggatgggggctccaccctcatgacctcatctaaagcTGATTACCTCCCAGAGGATTCAAGTCCTAGTACCATCACATTGGAGATTAGGGTTTCAACATTTGGATTTGGAGAGACAGGTATTCAGTTGATAACAGCCGGGAACTAGCAGAAGCTAGAAGAAACAAGGAAGTATTCTCCTCTAGACCCTTCAGAGGGAGTGTGTTCTATGgataccttgatttcagatttctagtGTCCaagactgtgagagaataaatttcttttcttctctttggagGGTGTATCAGTCAGTTGATCAAGTTT comes from the Bubalus kerabau isolate K-KA32 ecotype Philippines breed swamp buffalo chromosome 1, PCC_UOA_SB_1v2, whole genome shotgun sequence genome and includes:
- the LOC129641297 gene encoding membrane-spanning 4-domains subfamily A member 8-like yields the protein MNPTTSAGPMANSVFVVTPPNGYTVFPGGVSQVPIYPNQSQVHVIHGNPPSVSQQPIERTLKEGKALGAIQILIGLIHLGLGSVMGTVLVGNYTAVSFYGGFPFWGGIWFIISGSLSVLAEKHSRSSSCLLNSSVGLNIVSAIFSLVGITLFIVELIINTPYIYPVYDPHFPTWGRVPGMAISGLLLIFCLLEVFITSLSAHFGCQLTCYQPTMWAWSSQMSM